One genomic window of Candidatus Fusobacterium pullicola includes the following:
- a CDS encoding ABC transporter substrate-binding protein: protein MKKIIAMLAGATMMMSCGANQSQEESSTIKVGGMGPLTGSAAMYGITVDKGAKLAFEEINANGGVLGKKFEYISLDEKADPIEAVNAYNKLTDEGVVAILGSVTSKPTLAVAELAAQDGIPMITPTGTQINITDAGPNIFRVCFTDPYQGSTLAKFSKDKLGAKTAAIMVNTSSDYSDGIANAFIKQAEKEGIKVVAKEGYSDGDKDFKAQLTKINSENPDILVVPEYYELSALIATQAREIGMKSTFVGPDGWDGIIGALDSSSYSVVDNSYFTNHYSTEDSNEKIQSFLKKYREKYNEEPTAFSALAYDTVYVLKNAIDKAGTTDKAELTKAIKASDMDGVTGHLTFDENNNPIKAVTIIKVQDGKYIFDSVVETK from the coding sequence ATGAAAAAGATTATTGCAATGTTAGCTGGAGCTACTATGATGATGAGCTGTGGAGCAAACCAAAGTCAAGAGGAGAGTTCTACTATCAAAGTAGGAGGAATGGGACCTTTAACTGGTTCTGCTGCTATGTATGGAATCACTGTTGATAAGGGAGCTAAATTAGCCTTTGAGGAGATCAATGCCAATGGTGGAGTTTTAGGAAAGAAATTTGAGTATATCTCTTTAGATGAGAAGGCAGATCCTATCGAAGCTGTAAATGCCTATAATAAATTAACTGATGAGGGAGTTGTAGCTATCCTTGGAAGTGTTACTTCAAAACCTACTTTGGCTGTAGCTGAATTAGCTGCCCAAGATGGAATACCTATGATCACCCCTACAGGAACACAAATAAATATAACCGATGCTGGACCAAATATATTCCGTGTATGTTTTACTGACCCTTACCAAGGAAGTACATTAGCAAAGTTTTCTAAGGATAAACTAGGGGCTAAAACTGCTGCTATTATGGTAAATACATCTAGTGATTACTCTGATGGAATTGCTAACGCCTTTATAAAACAAGCTGAAAAAGAGGGAATAAAAGTAGTTGCTAAGGAAGGATACTCTGATGGAGATAAGGATTTCAAAGCTCAACTTACTAAAATAAATAGTGAAAATCCAGATATCTTAGTTGTTCCTGAATACTATGAGCTTTCAGCACTTATTGCTACACAAGCTAGAGAGATTGGAATGAAATCTACTTTTGTAGGACCAGATGGTTGGGATGGAATAATTGGAGCTCTTGATTCATCATCTTACTCTGTAGTTGATAACTCTTACTTCACTAACCACTACTCAACTGAGGATAGCAATGAAAAAATTCAATCTTTCTTAAAAAAATATAGAGAGAAATACAATGAAGAACCAACAGCTTTCTCTGCTCTTGCATATGATACTGTATATGTTTTAAAAAATGCAATAGATAAAGCTGGTACTACAGACAAAGCTGAATTAACTAAGGCTATAAAAGCAAGTGATATGGATGGAGTTACTGGACATCTAACTTTTGATGAAAATAATAACCCTATCAAAGCTGTTACTATTATCAAAGTTCAAGATGGTAAATACATTTTTGATTCTGTTGTAGAAACAAAGTAA